Proteins co-encoded in one Aquincola tertiaricarbonis genomic window:
- a CDS encoding LacI family DNA-binding transcriptional regulator produces MPTDLKQLSARLGLSATTVSRALNGYDDVSAKTRERVEQMARELGYQPNRTARRLARGRADAVGLVYPLDAGDLGDPRFLEVIEGLSDRLEADDMDLLLASARERTELRTYQRLISGGRVDGVIVARTRVVDERIDYLQRVGVPLVAYGRTAQPDGFAWFDFDNEAGMVLAVQQMVALGHRRIGYLHAPLSLCFAAQRQAGFQRAMQAAGLAVDPALVVEGGLSHRTGHAAAQRLLAGPTRPSALIVDNNLCGMGAVRALLDAGVAIGRELSVIVYDGVPDDVLRAGMRIAAIGQPTAYRAGETMAEMLLALMRGEPLPDRHRLLQPVFEPGNSIGPPAAG; encoded by the coding sequence GTGCCGACCGATCTGAAGCAGTTGTCGGCCCGACTCGGCCTGTCGGCCACCACGGTCAGCCGTGCCCTCAACGGCTACGACGACGTGAGTGCCAAGACGCGCGAGCGGGTCGAACAGATGGCCCGAGAGCTGGGCTACCAGCCCAACCGAACCGCCCGTCGACTGGCCCGTGGCCGCGCCGATGCCGTGGGCCTGGTGTATCCGCTGGACGCCGGTGATCTGGGCGACCCACGTTTCCTCGAAGTCATCGAAGGTCTGTCCGACCGGCTCGAAGCCGACGACATGGACCTGCTGCTGGCCTCGGCCCGCGAACGCACCGAGCTGCGCACCTACCAGCGGCTGATCAGCGGCGGCCGGGTGGACGGCGTCATCGTCGCGCGCACCCGGGTGGTCGACGAACGCATCGACTACCTGCAGCGCGTGGGCGTGCCCCTGGTGGCCTACGGCCGCACCGCACAGCCTGACGGCTTCGCCTGGTTCGACTTCGACAACGAGGCCGGCATGGTGCTGGCCGTGCAGCAGATGGTGGCCCTCGGCCACCGCCGCATCGGTTACCTGCATGCACCGCTCAGCCTGTGCTTCGCCGCGCAGCGGCAGGCCGGCTTCCAGCGGGCGATGCAGGCCGCCGGGTTGGCGGTGGACCCGGCGCTGGTGGTCGAAGGCGGGCTCTCGCACCGCACCGGCCATGCGGCCGCCCAGCGGCTGCTGGCCGGCCCCACCCGGCCCAGCGCGCTCATCGTCGACAACAACCTGTGCGGCATGGGCGCGGTACGCGCCCTGCTGGACGCGGGCGTGGCCATCGGGCGCGAGCTGTCGGTCATCGTCTACGACGGCGTGCCCGATGACGTGCTGCGCGCCGGCATGCGCATCGCCGCCATTGGCCAGCCCACCGCCTACCGGGCCGGCGAGACCATGGCCGAGATGCTGCTGGCCCTGATGCGCGGCGAGCCCCTGCCCGACCGCCACCGGTTGCTGCAGCCGGTGTTCGAGCCCGGCAACTCCATCGGCCCACCGGCGGCAGGCTAG
- a CDS encoding hybrid sensor histidine kinase/response regulator, protein MGLSTAASPRRLRRRPDYLLSRLLLIVAAVAVPLVALQAVSILEARSDAERRALQLLRQRAADVAEHARDQIDHAEHLLTFLATRQSIRTLDVESCENLVRGVVGAGAAYTNIGFFRQDGSHVCSAQPVVPRPSFADIPWFRGGMAAEGFLLSEPRRGPVSGRMVTYLTLPVRSAEGRKVGLVVAVMDMQGLNTALQAELGGPGSTVALVKDRSLLITRLPDPERWMGRPVPMPLDMVTLGGDSRMVVANGVDGQRRAFASAPVGKHGLDALAGMPVADVYARADMDLWRGVLAASLVISLGLAAAFLAARRLTAALRSIADTARRLQAGETEVQADASLPGQFGEVAAEINRLIERNALRTGELEASEQRAVRLRRFYEALSATGQAIARQVGTEALFDEVCRACMASGLAERAWVTLREPVGLRVISSALRRGRPAADRHPGWAARDAALTQRALQSGQAAIDAPADEAPMAAVPITVDDERIGVLTLCAARGVAFDDELVGLLGELARELSFGVSLDRHKASRAALASAQAANRAKTRFLSHVSHELRTPLNAVLGFAQLQHARATERGDEEAGEQLGHVLAAARQLTELIDDLMDVSRIEAGELTVELSDVDVMAKLASVVQLSEPLARRQQVRLSLAAAAAAPLLTRTDPVRLRQVLMNLVSNAIKYNRPGGRVRADAWCEGGRVLLQVEDTGLGMSPQQLEGLFQAFNRLGRERSAIEGTGIGLFITKRLVELLGGELQFDSREGQGTTVTVSLPYVPPEGAAESSAFAPLPLAGSEAADTLSGTVLYIEDNPVNAMLVETYFQQHSQVRVVVSGSGHEGLQSAAELQPDLVLLDMQLPDMHGLEVLQRLAADPRTAALPVIALSASAMPQEVEAATRAGAQAYWTKPIDFARLRAGVAAVLARGRGAGS, encoded by the coding sequence ATGGGCCTATCCACCGCTGCTTCTCCCAGGCGCCTGCGTCGGCGGCCTGACTACCTGCTGTCGCGACTGCTGCTGATCGTCGCCGCGGTGGCGGTGCCGCTGGTGGCGCTGCAGGCGGTGAGCATCCTGGAAGCCCGCAGCGACGCCGAACGGCGCGCGCTGCAGCTGCTGCGCCAGCGCGCCGCCGACGTGGCCGAGCATGCGCGCGACCAGATCGACCATGCCGAGCACCTGCTCACCTTCCTGGCCACGCGGCAGAGCATCCGCACGCTGGACGTGGAGTCGTGCGAGAACCTGGTGCGCGGCGTGGTGGGCGCCGGCGCCGCCTACACCAACATCGGCTTTTTTCGCCAGGACGGCAGCCACGTGTGCTCGGCGCAGCCGGTGGTGCCGCGGCCCTCGTTCGCCGACATCCCGTGGTTCCGCGGCGGCATGGCGGCCGAGGGCTTTCTGCTCAGCGAGCCGCGGCGCGGCCCGGTCAGCGGCCGCATGGTCACCTACCTGACGCTGCCGGTGCGCAGCGCCGAAGGCCGCAAGGTGGGCCTGGTGGTGGCGGTGATGGACATGCAGGGGCTCAACACCGCGCTGCAGGCCGAGCTGGGCGGCCCCGGCAGCACCGTGGCATTGGTCAAGGACCGCAGCCTGCTGATCACGCGCCTGCCCGACCCTGAGCGCTGGATGGGCCGCCCGGTGCCGATGCCGCTGGACATGGTGACCCTGGGCGGCGACAGCCGCATGGTGGTGGCCAACGGGGTGGACGGCCAGCGCCGCGCCTTCGCTTCCGCCCCCGTGGGCAAGCACGGGCTGGACGCGCTGGCCGGCATGCCGGTGGCCGACGTGTATGCGCGTGCCGACATGGACCTGTGGCGCGGTGTGCTGGCGGCCAGCCTGGTCATCAGCCTGGGGCTGGCGGCGGCCTTCCTCGCCGCGCGGCGGCTCACCGCGGCCTTGCGCAGCATTGCCGACACCGCGCGCCGCCTGCAGGCCGGCGAGACCGAGGTGCAGGCCGATGCCAGCCTGCCCGGCCAGTTCGGCGAGGTGGCGGCCGAGATCAACCGGCTGATCGAGCGCAATGCGCTGCGCACCGGCGAGCTGGAGGCCAGCGAACAGCGCGCCGTGCGGCTGCGCCGCTTCTACGAGGCCTTGTCGGCCACCGGCCAGGCCATCGCCCGGCAGGTGGGCACCGAGGCCTTGTTCGACGAGGTGTGCCGCGCCTGCATGGCCTCGGGCCTGGCCGAACGCGCCTGGGTGACGCTGCGCGAGCCGGTGGGGCTGCGGGTCATCAGCAGCGCCCTGCGGCGCGGCCGCCCGGCGGCCGACCGCCATCCGGGCTGGGCCGCCCGCGACGCGGCGCTCACCCAGCGCGCGCTGCAGTCGGGGCAGGCCGCCATCGACGCGCCCGCCGACGAGGCGCCGATGGCGGCGGTGCCTATCACCGTGGACGACGAGCGCATCGGCGTGCTCACGCTGTGCGCCGCCCGCGGCGTGGCCTTCGACGATGAGCTGGTGGGCCTGCTGGGCGAGCTGGCGCGCGAGCTGTCCTTCGGCGTTTCGCTGGACCGGCACAAGGCCTCGCGCGCGGCGCTGGCCAGCGCGCAGGCGGCCAACCGGGCCAAGACGCGCTTTCTCTCGCACGTCAGCCATGAGCTGCGCACGCCGCTCAATGCGGTGCTGGGTTTTGCACAGCTGCAGCATGCGCGCGCCACCGAGCGGGGCGACGAAGAGGCCGGCGAGCAGCTGGGCCATGTGCTGGCCGCGGCGCGCCAGCTCACCGAGCTGATCGACGACCTGATGGACGTCTCGCGCATCGAGGCGGGCGAGCTGACGGTGGAACTGTCCGACGTGGACGTGATGGCCAAGCTGGCCAGCGTGGTGCAGCTCAGCGAGCCGCTGGCGCGACGCCAGCAGGTGCGGCTGTCGCTGGCCGCCGCCGCGGCCGCGCCGCTGCTCACCCGCACCGACCCCGTGCGGCTGCGCCAGGTGCTGATGAACCTGGTGAGCAACGCCATCAAGTACAACCGCCCCGGCGGCCGGGTGCGGGCCGATGCCTGGTGCGAAGGCGGCCGCGTGCTGCTGCAGGTGGAGGACACCGGCCTGGGCATGTCGCCGCAGCAGCTGGAAGGGCTGTTCCAGGCCTTCAACCGGCTGGGGCGCGAGCGCTCCGCCATCGAGGGCACGGGCATTGGCCTGTTCATCACCAAGCGGCTGGTGGAGCTGCTGGGCGGCGAGCTGCAGTTCGACAGCCGCGAAGGCCAGGGCACCACTGTCACCGTCTCGCTGCCCTATGTGCCGCCCGAGGGTGCCGCCGAATCGAGCGCCTTCGCGCCGCTGCCGCTGGCCGGCAGCGAAGCCGCCGACACGCTGAGCGGCACCGTGCTCTACATCGAGGACAACCCGGTCAATGCGATGCTGGTGGAAACCTACTTCCAGCAGCACAGCCAGGTGCGTGTGGTGGTGAGCGGCAGCGGCCACGAGGGCCTGCAAAGCGCCGCCGAGCTGCAGCCCGACCTGGTGCTGCTGGACATGCAACTGCCCGACATGCACGGGCTGGAGGTGCTGCAGCGGCTGGCCGCCGACCCGCGCACCGCGGCGCTGCCGGTCATCGCGCTGTCGGCCAGCGCGATGCCGCAGGAAGTGGAGGCCGCCACCCGCGCTGGTGCCCAGGCCTACTGGACCAAGCCGATCGACTTCGCCCGCCTGCGCGCCGGCGTGGCGGCCGTGCTGGCCCGCGGGCGCGGCGCGGGAAGCTGA
- a CDS encoding cache domain-containing protein: protein MRLTAPSRWSLQHKLLAGLGLCLAVFVAVSVASGLWLTREAFEARVVSDELPAVLGSVRSELQRQVGEPLGASLDMADNHFLLTWERAGQPADGLAAFQAYAARLKARHRAQQVYWVSQTQGRYLTELGPQRPLGPQDGWFGRFLTSGRPYAMALSPDPLGEGWRLSVLARFDAGAGHVGLAGMGVAAGALAEQVASRRVGQTGLLMLVQPDGLIVLHRDPLMADGRHHLGDLPGFGIEALGRLLTSHDEFSYTVEPADGGSRVLAASYVPELNLYLVATVPRAELLAAATRAAWTAPLLAAAVAGLLGLVLVALLSPPAALVPALVPESVLPAAEADAAPPPEGPVGGTPRQQAAAVMSRIGDQARQSARGGAEQA, encoded by the coding sequence ATGAGGCTCACCGCCCCTTCCCGCTGGTCGCTCCAGCACAAGCTCCTGGCCGGCCTGGGGTTGTGCCTGGCGGTGTTCGTCGCCGTGTCGGTGGCCAGCGGCCTGTGGCTCACGCGCGAAGCCTTCGAGGCACGGGTGGTCAGCGACGAACTGCCCGCGGTGCTGGGCAGCGTGCGCAGCGAACTGCAGCGCCAGGTGGGCGAGCCACTGGGGGCCTCGCTGGACATGGCCGACAACCACTTCCTGCTGACCTGGGAGCGGGCCGGCCAGCCGGCCGACGGCCTGGCGGCCTTCCAGGCTTATGCCGCACGGCTCAAGGCCCGGCATCGGGCGCAGCAGGTCTATTGGGTGTCGCAGACGCAGGGCCGCTACCTCACCGAGCTCGGCCCGCAGCGGCCGCTGGGGCCGCAGGACGGCTGGTTCGGGCGCTTTCTCACCAGCGGCCGGCCGTACGCGATGGCGCTGAGCCCCGATCCGCTGGGCGAGGGCTGGCGCCTGTCGGTGCTGGCCCGTTTTGATGCCGGTGCCGGCCATGTGGGCCTGGCGGGCATGGGCGTGGCAGCGGGCGCGCTGGCCGAGCAGGTGGCCAGCCGGCGGGTGGGCCAGACCGGACTGCTGATGCTGGTGCAGCCCGATGGCCTCATCGTGCTGCACCGCGACCCGTTGATGGCCGACGGCCGCCACCATCTGGGCGACCTGCCGGGCTTCGGCATCGAGGCGCTGGGTCGGCTGCTCACCAGCCACGACGAGTTCAGCTACACGGTGGAGCCGGCCGATGGCGGCAGCCGGGTGCTGGCGGCCAGCTACGTGCCTGAGCTGAACCTGTACCTGGTGGCGACCGTGCCGCGTGCCGAACTGCTGGCCGCAGCCACCCGCGCCGCTTGGACGGCCCCGCTGCTGGCCGCGGCGGTGGCCGGCCTGCTGGGCCTGGTGCTGGTGGCCTTGTTGTCGCCGCCGGCGGCGCTGGTGCCGGCGCTGGTGCCGGAGTCGGTGCTGCCGGCCGCCGAAGCCGACGCGGCCCCGCCGCCGGAAGGGCCGGTGGGCGGCACGCCGCGGCAGCAGGCGGCGGCGGTGATGAGCCGCATCGGCGACCAGGCGCGCCAGTCGGCCCGCGGCGGGGCCGAGCAGGCCTAG
- a CDS encoding GGDEF domain-containing protein codes for MRQLLPTLARALRRIVAATSVLPLLLPLLAAAVPAGPAEPPAVQALAERLDALQRSGYEHPAQALATLGQLRERTQDPESMRRVLLAIGSIHAQAGNALQAGAVAEALLDLSRDNPQLRANASSNLVRALVAENAGQTAVAAALAQSALDAFEADCPPKRTPARSALPCDYRSAWQAHQILQRRAVGQGVPAAEAVQARAALALAEAFHDPRRQAANLATLALLAEARGDGDEARHLIGQARRLVHPLDDLTELARLTDTEARMADLRGDPRAGLHFHELAQQQAARANAPRLEGRMLTNLSDAYVRAGRPAAALAAAEKGLTIVRERNDLRAERVLINNAGLAKIGLGRLAEGKEDLARLLRLWEESGDTGRQVGTLTEYGEALAAAGDARSALELFHRERALSAELMRINRNVALKELQGRNEAEARQRDIELLARDNALKTEALANRALLQRFGWVLALAMLAATAAALLLYRRVRATHRELAASQVQLQALSERDPLTQLSNRRHLQAEMARLTQPDGAFHGGLLLVDVDHFKRINDEAGHAAGDEVLVEVARRLHAAVTPDDLVVRWGGEEFLVVLPGADAARTARLAQRLLRAVAGEPVQAGGHSLRVTASIGHGVFPLTQTARPLRYEQALNLVDRALYDAKHEGRNRAIGLQAA; via the coding sequence ATGAGGCAGCTGCTGCCCACGCTGGCGCGGGCGCTGCGGCGCATCGTCGCCGCCACGTCGGTGCTGCCCCTGCTGTTGCCCCTGCTGGCCGCGGCCGTGCCGGCGGGGCCGGCAGAGCCGCCCGCGGTGCAGGCGCTGGCCGAGCGGCTGGACGCGCTCCAGCGCAGCGGCTACGAACATCCGGCGCAGGCCCTGGCCACGCTGGGCCAGCTGCGTGAACGCACCCAGGACCCGGAGTCGATGCGACGGGTGCTGCTGGCCATCGGCAGCATCCACGCCCAGGCCGGCAATGCGCTGCAGGCCGGCGCGGTGGCCGAGGCGCTGCTGGACCTCTCGCGCGACAACCCGCAGCTGCGCGCCAATGCCAGCTCCAACCTGGTGCGGGCGCTGGTGGCCGAGAACGCGGGCCAGACGGCGGTGGCCGCGGCGCTGGCGCAATCGGCCCTGGACGCCTTCGAGGCCGACTGCCCGCCCAAGCGCACCCCCGCCCGCAGCGCCCTGCCCTGCGACTACCGGTCGGCCTGGCAGGCCCACCAGATCCTGCAGCGCCGCGCGGTGGGCCAGGGCGTGCCCGCGGCCGAGGCGGTGCAGGCACGCGCCGCGCTGGCCCTGGCGGAGGCCTTTCACGACCCGCGCCGCCAGGCGGCCAACCTGGCCACGCTGGCCTTGCTGGCCGAAGCCCGCGGTGACGGCGACGAGGCCCGGCACCTGATCGGCCAGGCGCGGCGGCTGGTGCACCCGCTGGACGACCTGACCGAGCTGGCCCGCCTGACCGACACCGAAGCCCGCATGGCCGACCTGCGCGGCGACCCGCGTGCCGGCCTGCACTTCCACGAGCTGGCGCAGCAGCAGGCGGCGCGCGCCAATGCACCGCGGCTGGAAGGCCGCATGCTCACCAACCTGAGCGACGCCTACGTGCGTGCCGGCCGGCCGGCGGCGGCGCTGGCCGCCGCCGAGAAGGGCCTGACCATCGTGCGCGAGCGCAACGACCTGCGGGCCGAACGCGTGCTCATCAACAACGCGGGGCTGGCCAAGATCGGCCTGGGCCGCCTGGCCGAAGGCAAGGAAGACCTGGCCCGCCTGCTGCGGCTGTGGGAGGAAAGCGGCGACACCGGCCGCCAGGTGGGCACGCTCACCGAATACGGCGAAGCCCTGGCCGCCGCAGGCGATGCCCGCAGCGCGCTGGAGCTGTTCCACCGCGAGCGGGCGCTGAGCGCCGAGCTGATGCGGATCAACCGCAACGTGGCGCTCAAGGAACTGCAGGGCCGCAACGAGGCCGAGGCCCGGCAGCGCGACATCGAGCTGCTGGCCCGCGACAACGCGCTGAAGACCGAGGCACTGGCCAACCGGGCACTGCTGCAACGCTTCGGCTGGGTGCTGGCGCTGGCGATGCTGGCCGCCACCGCCGCCGCGCTGCTGCTGTACCGCCGCGTGCGGGCCACCCACCGCGAGCTGGCGGCCAGCCAGGTGCAGCTGCAGGCGCTGAGCGAGCGCGACCCGCTGACCCAGCTGTCCAACCGCCGGCACCTGCAGGCCGAAATGGCACGGCTGACGCAGCCGGACGGTGCCTTCCACGGCGGGCTGCTGCTGGTGGACGTAGACCATTTCAAGCGCATCAACGACGAAGCCGGCCATGCCGCGGGCGACGAGGTGCTGGTGGAGGTGGCGCGCCGCCTGCACGCCGCGGTCACACCCGACGACCTGGTGGTGCGCTGGGGCGGCGAAGAATTCCTGGTGGTGCTGCCGGGCGCCGATGCGGCCCGCACCGCGCGCCTGGCGCAGCGGCTGCTGCGGGCGGTGGCGGGCGAGCCGGTGCAGGCCGGCGGCCACAGCCTGCGGGTGACGGCCTCGATCGGCCATGGCGTGTTCCCGCTGACGCAGACCGCCCGGCCGCTGCGTTATGAGCAGGCGCTGAACCTGGTGGACCGGGCGCTCTACGACGCCAAGCACGAAGGCCGCAACCGCGCGATCGGCCTGCAGGCGGCCTGA
- a CDS encoding ion channel produces the protein MPPLRLLALTRRHPSAILLVTQLLALLLYPFLQDLHAAPVALGTLGIVILAITTGMVRRTPGLVWVSVGIALPAIALLVLETAWGLPQLRPWSAGLEAAFYFYAAGSLIAYMTRDLRATTDELFAAGATFTLLAWGFAYLFVMLQALQPGSFTAAVNPQQPRTWTELIFLSFALLSSTGIGDVVPVRPVARALAAIEMFVGVMYLATVVSRLVGLTVPRR, from the coding sequence ATGCCACCTCTCCGCCTTCTTGCGCTCACGCGCCGCCATCCGTCGGCCATCCTGCTCGTCACCCAGCTGCTGGCGCTGCTGCTCTACCCCTTCCTGCAGGACCTGCACGCGGCACCGGTGGCGCTGGGCACGCTGGGCATCGTCATCCTGGCCATCACCACCGGCATGGTGCGGCGCACGCCGGGGCTGGTGTGGGTGAGCGTGGGCATCGCGCTGCCCGCCATCGCGCTGCTGGTGCTGGAAACCGCCTGGGGGCTGCCGCAGCTGCGCCCCTGGTCGGCCGGGCTGGAGGCGGCCTTCTATTTCTACGCGGCCGGCAGCCTGATCGCCTACATGACACGCGACCTGCGGGCCACCACCGACGAGCTGTTCGCCGCCGGCGCCACCTTCACGCTGCTGGCCTGGGGCTTCGCCTACCTGTTCGTGATGCTGCAGGCGCTGCAGCCCGGCAGCTTCACCGCGGCGGTAAATCCGCAGCAGCCGCGCACCTGGACTGAGCTGATCTTCCTGAGCTTCGCGCTGCTGTCCAGCACCGGCATCGGCGACGTGGTGCCGGTGCGGCCGGTGGCCCGCGCGCTGGCGGCCATCGAGATGTTCGTCGGCGTGATGTACCTGGCCACCGTGGTGTCTCGCCTGGTCGGATTGACCGTCCCCAGGCGGTAA
- a CDS encoding ABC transporter ATP-binding protein, protein MFEARDLGFAFEGGGPPLLAGLQLRLPPGLTLLQGGDGSGKTTLLRLVAGTLAPTAGQVLRRPDRLYADDPTDPADDGSLAQAWLDARRARHPGWDDATAQQLIQGFALAEHLGKRLEMLSTGSRRKLGLVAAGASGADLTLLDNPFAALDAPSSRCLAQLLADAALGARRAWLVADYALPPLLAGVPLAGLIDLDQPPR, encoded by the coding sequence GTGTTCGAAGCCCGTGACCTCGGCTTTGCCTTCGAGGGCGGCGGCCCGCCGCTGCTGGCCGGCCTGCAGCTGCGCCTGCCGCCCGGCCTGACGCTGCTGCAGGGCGGCGACGGCAGCGGCAAGACCACGCTGCTGCGCCTGGTGGCCGGCACGCTGGCGCCCACCGCCGGCCAGGTGCTGCGGCGGCCCGACCGCCTGTACGCCGACGACCCCACCGACCCCGCCGACGATGGCAGCCTGGCCCAGGCCTGGCTGGATGCACGCCGCGCCCGCCACCCCGGCTGGGACGACGCCACCGCGCAGCAGCTGATCCAGGGCTTTGCGCTGGCCGAGCACCTGGGCAAGCGGCTGGAGATGCTGTCCACCGGCAGCCGGCGCAAGCTGGGCCTGGTGGCCGCCGGCGCCAGCGGCGCCGATCTCACGCTGCTGGACAACCCCTTTGCCGCGCTGGATGCGCCTTCCAGCCGCTGCCTGGCGCAGCTGCTGGCTGACGCCGCGCTGGGGGCGCGGCGCGCCTGGCTGGTGGCCGACTACGCGCTGCCGCCGCTGCTGGCCGGCGTGCCGCTGGCGGGCCTGATTGACCTGGATCAGCCGCCACGCTGA
- a CDS encoding GGDEF domain-containing protein produces the protein MPPSAGVDRAPRAAWQAALRGAVLAVACLASTLAAAEGQPGTSIATSVASRPAPAQAAAQPAAIAQRIMVLERQGRARPQETAAEVDAEITRVAPFSAAHRELLTVQGLMLAEAADGAAAERSALALDDWHLHPGAQEAGLAAGAALLIRATFAAHGGHDLKRADALVQEALGRLPPEVSDLDRYRFVMVHGYIKDRAGQLEEAVRLHHQALALADQLGTPWRRAEARTALAYSYFGARQLERARQLSDEALALASEATDWVGLGRAHNTAGIVLDGLGDQDGQRFHFEQAIACAVRAGSKRDEARYLANMADFYLKKGEFRTALLHAQRALPLARELRDPDSELVALANIGFAHISMQHLPLGKRFVAQAIAIDEDRGALAGAASTWLELGGYLEQAGDLRGAVAAYHKHRKLMAGVLRADEQKAILAMQEQYDAEQRNRSLALPQREQQIKAEQLHRRDLQQLLWALAGGVSLLSFGVIVALLRRVRQANRLLSASNQVLRQHGERDPLTGLANRRAFQDEMKRRAADGMLCGTVYLIDVDHFKQINDHHGHAVGDAVLVEVAQRLRATLREDDLIVRWGGEEFLVLVQAMAGDHVDALAGRMLAALEGTPVAVQSRQVAVTASIGFATFPIGPASLPVPWERAVNLVDTAMYLAKAHGRNRAYGVRLRQAANDESLQAITGALEAAAQDGRVALTLLRTEGQAKPVEVAA, from the coding sequence GTGCCGCCGTCCGCAGGCGTCGACCGTGCCCCGAGGGCCGCGTGGCAGGCCGCCCTGCGGGGTGCCGTGCTGGCGGTCGCCTGCCTGGCCAGCACGCTGGCCGCCGCCGAAGGCCAGCCCGGCACTTCCATAGCCACGTCGGTGGCGAGCCGCCCCGCGCCCGCCCAGGCCGCCGCACAGCCGGCCGCCATCGCGCAGCGCATCATGGTGCTGGAACGCCAGGGCCGGGCCCGTCCGCAGGAAACCGCCGCCGAGGTGGACGCCGAGATCACCCGGGTGGCGCCCTTCAGCGCCGCACACCGCGAGCTGCTGACCGTGCAGGGCCTGATGCTGGCCGAGGCCGCCGACGGCGCCGCTGCCGAGCGCAGCGCGCTGGCGCTGGACGACTGGCACCTGCACCCCGGTGCGCAGGAAGCCGGCCTGGCCGCCGGTGCCGCGCTGCTGATCCGCGCCACCTTTGCCGCCCACGGCGGGCACGACCTCAAGCGCGCCGACGCCCTGGTGCAGGAGGCGCTGGGCCGGCTGCCGCCCGAGGTCAGCGACCTGGACCGCTACCGCTTTGTCATGGTGCACGGCTACATCAAGGACCGCGCCGGCCAGCTGGAGGAAGCCGTGCGCCTGCACCACCAGGCGCTGGCGCTGGCCGACCAGCTGGGCACGCCCTGGCGGCGCGCCGAGGCCCGCACCGCGCTGGCCTACAGCTACTTCGGCGCGCGCCAGCTGGAGCGGGCGCGCCAGCTCAGCGACGAGGCCCTGGCGCTGGCCAGCGAAGCCACCGACTGGGTGGGCCTGGGCCGTGCGCACAACACCGCCGGCATCGTGCTGGACGGCCTGGGCGACCAGGACGGCCAGCGCTTCCACTTCGAGCAGGCCATCGCCTGCGCGGTGCGTGCCGGCAGCAAGCGCGACGAGGCCCGCTACCTGGCCAACATGGCCGACTTCTACCTGAAGAAGGGCGAGTTCCGCACGGCGCTGCTGCATGCGCAGCGGGCGCTGCCGCTGGCCCGTGAACTGCGCGACCCCGACAGCGAGCTGGTGGCGCTGGCCAACATCGGCTTCGCGCACATCTCGATGCAGCACCTGCCGCTGGGCAAGCGCTTCGTGGCCCAGGCCATCGCCATCGACGAGGACCGCGGCGCACTGGCCGGTGCCGCCAGCACCTGGCTGGAACTGGGCGGCTACCTGGAACAGGCCGGCGACCTGCGCGGCGCGGTGGCGGCCTATCACAAGCACCGCAAGCTGATGGCCGGCGTGCTGCGCGCCGACGAGCAGAAGGCCATCCTGGCGATGCAGGAGCAGTACGACGCCGAGCAGCGCAACCGCTCGCTGGCGCTGCCGCAGCGTGAGCAGCAGATCAAGGCCGAGCAGCTGCACCGCCGCGACCTGCAGCAGCTGCTGTGGGCGCTGGCCGGTGGCGTGAGCCTGCTGTCCTTCGGCGTCATCGTGGCGCTGCTGCGGCGGGTGCGGCAGGCCAACCGGCTGCTGTCGGCCAGCAACCAGGTGCTGCGCCAGCATGGCGAGCGCGACCCCCTCACCGGCCTGGCCAACCGCCGGGCCTTCCAGGACGAGATGAAACGGCGGGCCGCCGACGGCATGCTGTGCGGCACCGTCTACCTGATCGACGTCGACCACTTCAAGCAGATCAACGACCACCATGGCCATGCGGTGGGCGACGCGGTGCTGGTGGAGGTGGCCCAGCGCCTGCGCGCCACGCTGCGCGAGGACGACCTGATCGTGCGCTGGGGCGGCGAGGAATTCCTGGTGCTGGTGCAGGCCATGGCCGGCGACCACGTGGATGCGCTGGCCGGCCGCATGCTGGCCGCGCTCGAAGGCACGCCGGTGGCGGTGCAGTCGCGCCAGGTGGCGGTCACCGCCTCCATCGGCTTTGCCACCTTCCCCATCGGGCCGGCCTCGCTGCCGGTGCCGTGGGAGCGGGCCGTCAACCTGGTGGACACCGCCATGTACCTGGCCAAGGCCCATGGCCGCAACCGCGCCTACGGCGTGCGCCTGCGGCAGGCCGCCAACGACGAGTCGCTGCAGGCCATCACCGGTGCGCTGGAAGCCGCCGCGCAGGATGGCCGGGTGGCGCTGACGCTGTTGCGCACCGAAGGCCAGGCCAAGCCGGTGGAGGTCGCAGCATGA